A stretch of Camelina sativa cultivar DH55 chromosome 18, Cs, whole genome shotgun sequence DNA encodes these proteins:
- the LOC104760906 gene encoding uncharacterized protein LOC104760906, whose translation MSGSGGVSIARTAIRGENRFYNPPPMRRMQQEAQLQQQQIREKQRRDDAQEEEVVLMDKERRKAASVVAMPPPRSRKGLGVTETSTKNRVVVSGSDVCAGSSDSSSGSGRSSRVQSDGSNLDRFLEHTTPVVPARLFPMRSRWELKTRESDCHTYFVLEDLWESFAEWSAYGAGVPLDMHESDSTVQYYVPYLSGIQLYVDPSKKPRKPVEDNEGSSEGSSSSRVEKLPNHAKTMQNEVGLSVNGLNRVSLRDQSVAGSLSSGENEISNTQGRLLFEYLEYEPPFGREPLANKVSDLASRFPELMTYRSCDLLPSSWVSVSWYPIYRIPVGPTLQNLDACFLTFHSLSTPPPQSAMGCSDSERTTKLPLPTFGLASYKLKVSVWNQNRSREFQKITSLLQAAEKWLKRLQVDHPDYRFFTSNSPQVR comes from the exons ATGTCGGGTTCAGGAGGTGTTTCAATCGCACGTACAGCGATCCGTGGTGAGAATCGGTTTTATAACCCACCTCCGATGCGTAGGATGCAGCAAGAGGCTCAATTGCAGCAACAACAGATTAGGGAGAAGCAACGGCGTGATGATGCTCAAGAAGAAGAGGTGGTTTTGATGGATAAGGAGCGGAGGAAGGCTGCGAGTGTTGTTGCTATGCCTCCGCCGAGGTCTAGGAAAGGTCTTGGTGTTACGGAGACTAGTACCAAGAATCGGGTTGTTGTTTCTGGGTCGGATGTTTGTGCCGgttcttctgattcttcttctgggtCGGGTCGGTCGAGTCGGGTTCAGAGTGATGGGTCTAACTTGGATCGGTTCTTGGAGCATACTACGCCTGTTGTCCCTGCCCGTTTATTTCCCATG agGAGCAGGTGGGAGCTTAAAACGCGTGAATCAGATTGCCATACATATTTTGTTCTGGAGGATCTTTGGGAGTCATTTGCAGAATGGAGTGCATATGGTGCTGGTGTTCCTCTAGATATGCATGAGAGTGACTCCACCGTCCAGTATTATGTGCCTTACTTATCTGGTATTCAGTTGTATGTTGACCCGTCGAAGAAGCCTAG aaaaCCAGTTGAGGATAACGAAGGAAGTAGTGAAGGAAGCAGCAGTAGTAGGGTTGAGAAGTTACCTAATCATGCTAAGACTATGCAGAATGAGGTGGGCTTGAGTGTCAACGGACTGAATAGAGTTAGTCTGAGAGATCAATCTGTTGCTGGCTCGTTGTCTAGTGGAGAAAATGAGATCAGCAATACTCAGGGACGGTTACTATTTGAGTACTTGGAGTATGAACCTCCGTTTGGCCGTGAACCTCTGGCTAATAAA GTCTCGGATCTTGCGTCAAGATTTCCCGAGCTCATGACATACCGCAGCTGTGATCTTCTTCCCTCCAGTTGGGTCTCTGTGTCATG GTATCCAATATACAGAATACCGGTTGGTCCAACACTACAAAATCTCGATGCATGCTTTCTAACGTTCCATTCTCTCTCAACACCACCTCCTCAAA GTGCTATGGGTTGCAGTGATTCAGAACGAACGACAAAGCTACCGTTGCCTACTTTTGGACTTGCATCTTATAAGCTGAAAGTATCTGTGTGGAACCAAAACAGAAGTCGAGAGTTCCAAAAGATCACTTCTTTGCTACAAGCTGCAGAAAAATGGCTCAAGCGTCTGCAAGTTGATCATCCGGACTACAGATTCTTCACCTCTAACAGCCCACAAGTGAGGTGA
- the LOC104760905 gene encoding protein DEHYDRATION-INDUCED 19 homolog 7, with protein MDSNSWISCPSVFSSSSSSRRYQSRSDLCLGDVEGEDDSKAEFMCPFCADEFDIVGLCCHIDVNHPVEAKNGVCPVCTKRVGLDIVGHITTQHGNIFKVQRRRRLRKGGYSSAYLTLKNELREANLQSLGGSSTFTPSSNIDSDPLLSSFMFKPPSAIPISEVDSVAEVSPRDTPKSNTRQVSLSNEDQEKAKKSGFVRGLLWSTMLEDKF; from the exons ATGGATTCGAATTCGTGGATCAGCTGTCCTTCTGTGttttcatcatcgtcttcttcacgGCGTTACCAATCTCGTTCAG ATTTGTGTTTGGGAGATGTGGAAGGAGAAGACGATTCGAAAGCAGAGTTTATGTGTCCGTTTTGTGCAGATGAGTTTGATATTGTTGGGCTTTGTTGTCATATTGATGTGAATCATCCTGTCGAGGCTAAGAATGGG GTATGTCCTGTCTGCACAAAGAGGGTGGGATTGGACATCGTTGGCCATATTACAACGCAGCATGGGAACATATTTAAG GTGCAGCGAAGGAGAAGGTTGCGTAAAGGTGGATATAGCTCTGCCTATCTTACGCTTAAAAACGAGCTTCGTGAAGCTAACTTACAGTCTCTTGGAGGGTCTTCTACTTTCACTCCTTCGTCCAATATAGATTCTGATCCTCTGCTCTCATCCTTTATGTTCAAACCCCCTTCGGCTATACCCATCTCTGAAGTAGACTCCGTAGCAGAAGTTTCACCTAGGGACACCCCTAAAAG CAACACAAGACAAGTATCACTTTCAAACGAAGATCAAGAGAAAGCGAAAAAGAGTGGGTTTGTGCGGGGATTACTTTGGTCAACCATGCTTGAAGACAAGTTCTAA